TCTACCGCTGGTGGCCGCACCGGGCGATCCTGGTCGCCGACGCCCTGCTCGACCGGGACAACGTGGACCCGGTCCCTCCGGCCGACACCGGCGACGCCCAGGCGGACCTGAGCAAGTGGGCCGGCGACCTGGCAGCATCCCTGGGTTCTCCCCGCGGCGCAGCGACGTTGCGGATGCTCACCGCGGCGGCCATCGAGGACCCGGAGACCTCGCGCCGGCTGCACGAGAAGTTCAGCGGCCCGCTCCAGGAGCTGGCCACCGCGCGGCTGGCTGCGGCTCCCGAGCTGCCGACGACGCCGGCGCAGCGCCGCAATGCGGTCGACGCGATCATCGGGTTCATGGTCTTCCGGGTGCAGGCCCACCAGGACCTCACCCGTCGCGGCGCCACCGAGATGGCACGCACGGTCCTGCGCGGCCTGCGCACCGACTGAAGGCAAGGATTCGTCGCGCGGACGGTCGCGGATGGCTGACGTTCCCCGCGGTCTAGAGCGGAGTTCACATCCCGGCGAACGCGCCGAGACCGTCCCGCAGAGCACTCGTTGAGAAGGAGTCCGCCGACTCCTGCCGGAGCACCCAGACATGCTCCGGACGGCGCGACGTGGGCCTGCTCAACGATCACAGCCGCGAACCGGGCCCAGGCCACCCGACGGGCATCCCCCTGGTGCCCTCGGGTGGCACACCGGCCTTGCTAGGACGGGCCCGCGTCGCTCGCGACGACAGCCTCGAAGTCGCCCGACCACCGCGGGATGATGAAGACTCCGTGGGCCTCCAGCGCCACGCCGGCCGACCCCTTGATGGTCGCGTCGACGAACACCTTGCGCCCCTCCTCGCCGGAGATCCAGGCGTCCAGCCGGACGTCGCCGAGCGGCAGCGGGTTCACGTAGCGCAGGGTCAACGTGCCGGTCAGCGTCACCCGGTTCATGCCACTGGCCGTGACGCCCATGATGTGGTCGAGCAGCAGCGCGCTGACCCCTCCGTGCGCGCAGCCCGGAGGGCCTTCGTACGCCGCACCGAGGTGGACGTCGGCATGCATCCTGCCGTCGGGGTCGTGGACGACCTCCATCGGCGGCGCCGCGCCGTTGCGCAGGCCGATCGCTGCGTTGCCCCAGTTCCAGGCGCGCCCGGTGGCGTTGTAGTTGACCCCCGCGGGACCGTCGACCTGGTCGGCGCGCAGCTTCTCGGTGATCGCCCGGATCTGCTCGGTCGCCGGCCCGACGACGTCGTCTCCGACGTTGCTGCGGATGGTCGCGTCGACCAGCTCGCGCACGGCGGCGGCCAGCGGTCCGTACCGCTCCTCGACCTCGTCGACCTCCGCGTCGGTCACGTCGACGAGCTTGAACGCGGTCATTTCCATCGGGACCATCCTCCGTACCGACGAGACGATGCGTCTCGTGGAGGGAAGGATACCGGGAGCGAGGTCCCGCATTCGTTACAACCGCATCTTCGGATTGCTTGACCGGGCGTGTTCCTTGTCTGCGTTCAACTCATGGATATTGCCCAGCAAATGCGGTCTGATATCTCCATGCGTTTCTTCCGCACCCGCACCCGCGTCCTCACCGCTGTCGCTGCCGTGTCCCTCGCCCTGACCGTCGCCGCCTGCGGCTCGGACGACTCCGACGACCCGTCGAGCAGCACCCCGGAGCGGACGATCACCGTGTACGCCGCAGCGTCCCTGACCGGCACCTTCACCGAGCTCGGCAAGCAGTTCGAGAAGGAGCACCCCGGCGCGAGCGTGGAGTTCTCCTTCGGCGGCTCCTCCGACCTGGTCACCCAGATCCAGGAGGGCGCGCCCGCCGACGTCTTCGCCTCGGCCGACGTCAAGAACATGACCAAGCTGACCGACGACGAGCTGGAGGGCCAGCTGCCGATCAACTTCGCCTCCAACACCCTCGAGATCGTCACGCCGCCGGACAACCCGGCCAAGATCGACTCGCTCGACGACCTCGCTGGCAAGGGCGTCGACCTGGTGCTGTGCGCTCCCGAAGTCCCGTGCGGCAGTGCCGCCCAGACGGTCGCCACCGCCGCGAACCTGAAGCTCAAGCCGGTCAGCGAGGAGCAGTCGGTCAAGGACGTGCTCGCCAAGGTCACCTCGGGTGAGGCCGACGCCGGTCTGGTCTACGTGACCGACGTGATCGCAGCCGGCGACGCGGTCAAGGGCATCACGTTCCCGGAGAGCTCCTCGGCCGTGAACACCTACCCGATCACCACGGTCAAGGACAGCAAGCAGGCCGCCCTCGCCGAGGAATTCGTCGAGTTCGTGCTCAGCACGGCCGGCCAGGCCGTCCTCGCGGACGCCGGGTTCGGCAAGCCCTGATGACCCGGCCCTGATGGCGACCTCCCGAGCGGTCGGACTGCCGCGCTGGCTCCTTGCTCCGGCCCTGGTCGGCGCGGCGTTCGTCCTGCTCCCCCTGGTCGCGATCGTGCTGCGGGTCGACTGGAGCAACTTCTTCGACCTGATCACCTCGGAGTCCTCGCGCGACGCGTTGTGGCTCAGTCTCCAGACCTCCGCGGCGAGCACCGTGCTCTGCG
The DNA window shown above is from Marmoricola sp. OAE513 and carries:
- a CDS encoding TetR/AcrR family transcriptional regulator codes for the protein MSTTPTDAAEARPRRRSERARVAILQATNDLLHENGLDQFSIEAVAARAGVGKQTIYRWWPHRAILVADALLDRDNVDPVPPADTGDAQADLSKWAGDLAASLGSPRGAATLRMLTAAAIEDPETSRRLHEKFSGPLQELATARLAAAPELPTTPAQRRNAVDAIIGFMVFRVQAHQDLTRRGATEMARTVLRGLRTD
- a CDS encoding PaaI family thioesterase; translation: MEMTAFKLVDVTDAEVDEVEERYGPLAAAVRELVDATIRSNVGDDVVGPATEQIRAITEKLRADQVDGPAGVNYNATGRAWNWGNAAIGLRNGAAPPMEVVHDPDGRMHADVHLGAAYEGPPGCAHGGVSALLLDHIMGVTASGMNRVTLTGTLTLRYVNPLPLGDVRLDAWISGEEGRKVFVDATIKGSAGVALEAHGVFIIPRWSGDFEAVVASDAGPS
- the modA gene encoding molybdate ABC transporter substrate-binding protein, which gives rise to MRFFRTRTRVLTAVAAVSLALTVAACGSDDSDDPSSSTPERTITVYAAASLTGTFTELGKQFEKEHPGASVEFSFGGSSDLVTQIQEGAPADVFASADVKNMTKLTDDELEGQLPINFASNTLEIVTPPDNPAKIDSLDDLAGKGVDLVLCAPEVPCGSAAQTVATAANLKLKPVSEEQSVKDVLAKVTSGEADAGLVYVTDVIAAGDAVKGITFPESSSAVNTYPITTVKDSKQAALAEEFVEFVLSTAGQAVLADAGFGKP